A genome region from Dickeya dadantii NCPPB 898 includes the following:
- a CDS encoding heme/hemin ABC transporter substrate-binding protein, protein MRALCLMLLWLPLSLLAAERVVAIDRIVANDRIVTNDRIVTIGGDVTQIVFALQAGDRVVARDSTSLHPEAVTALPNVGYMRQLNAEGILSMRPTLVLASALAQPSTVLDQVASRGVRVVTVPEPQTVDGISAKIQAIAGALDVAPRGEALVQQVKQQLAAVPPQPASGRMLFILSHSGMGAMAAGQSTAADAAFRAAGLQNAMQGFNRYQPLSQEGVVASQPDWVVITSDGAKSLGGDAAIWQLPGLALTPAGKHKRLLVVDDMALLGFGLDTPAALLRLRQAVDAAK, encoded by the coding sequence TGTTGCTGTGGCTGCCGCTGTCGCTGCTGGCCGCCGAGCGGGTGGTGGCTATTGATCGGATAGTGGCCAATGATCGGATAGTGACCAATGATCGGATAGTGACCATTGGCGGCGATGTCACACAGATTGTCTTTGCATTGCAGGCGGGCGATCGGGTGGTGGCGCGCGACAGCACCAGTTTGCATCCCGAGGCGGTGACCGCGTTGCCGAATGTCGGTTACATGCGGCAGCTAAATGCAGAAGGCATTTTGTCGATGCGGCCGACGCTGGTGCTGGCGAGCGCGCTGGCGCAGCCGTCCACGGTGCTGGATCAGGTGGCCAGCCGGGGCGTGCGCGTGGTGACGGTGCCGGAGCCGCAAACGGTCGACGGCATTAGCGCCAAGATTCAGGCGATCGCCGGCGCGCTGGACGTCGCGCCGCGCGGCGAGGCGCTGGTGCAACAGGTGAAACAGCAACTGGCGGCGGTGCCGCCGCAACCGGCATCGGGCCGCATGTTGTTCATCCTCAGTCATAGCGGCATGGGCGCGATGGCGGCCGGGCAGAGTACCGCGGCGGACGCGGCGTTTCGCGCCGCCGGATTACAGAACGCGATGCAGGGATTCAACCGTTATCAACCTTTGTCGCAGGAAGGCGTGGTGGCAAGCCAGCCGGACTGGGTGGTGATCACTAGCGATGGCGCTAAATCTCTGGGCGGCGACGCGGCAATCTGGCAACTGCCGGGGCTGGCGTTGACGCCGGCAGGAAAGCACAAACGGTTGCTGGTGGTGGACGACATGGCGCTGCTGGGCTTCGGTCTGGATACGCCTGCGGCGCTGTTGCGCCTGCGTCAGGCGGTGGATGCGGCGAAGTGA
- a CDS encoding FecCD family ABC transporter permease, with protein sequence MLLSMAGALALLAVIAAGSGAMPVSLTQLISLPLDSMAWQVWLYIRLPRVVLALLVGMALALSGAGMQGLFRNPLADPVLLGVSSGAAVGVALAILFPLALPTLLALYLPLLAAFVGSLLIMLLLFSLSLSGERSLSRLLLVGIAINAIGSAVTGLLAWISNDQQLRQLSLWGMGSMAQAQWVTVASLVVPCVWWLQRLASPLNLLQLGDEEAHYLGVDVHRTRRRIVILCAVLVAAAVSVSGIIVFVGLITPHLMRLLLGADHRWLLPGTTLGGALLLLLADTLARTLVVPAEMPVGLLTGLVGGPWFLWLILRRQHG encoded by the coding sequence ATGCTGCTGTCGATGGCGGGCGCGCTGGCGCTGCTGGCGGTGATCGCCGCCGGTAGCGGCGCGATGCCGGTGTCATTGACGCAGTTGATCAGCCTCCCGCTCGACAGTATGGCGTGGCAGGTGTGGCTGTACATTCGGCTGCCGCGGGTGGTGCTGGCGTTGCTGGTGGGGATGGCGCTGGCGCTGTCCGGCGCCGGGATGCAGGGGCTGTTCCGCAATCCGCTGGCGGACCCGGTATTGCTGGGGGTCAGCAGCGGGGCGGCCGTCGGCGTAGCGCTGGCGATACTGTTTCCGCTGGCGCTGCCGACACTGCTGGCGCTGTACCTGCCGCTGCTGGCCGCTTTTGTCGGCAGCCTGCTGATCATGCTGCTGCTGTTCTCCCTCAGCCTGTCGGGAGAACGTTCCCTGTCGCGCCTGCTGCTGGTGGGGATTGCCATCAACGCCATCGGCAGCGCCGTCACCGGCCTGCTGGCGTGGATCAGCAACGATCAGCAACTGCGCCAGCTGTCGCTGTGGGGTATGGGCAGTATGGCGCAGGCGCAATGGGTGACGGTGGCGTCGCTGGTGGTGCCGTGCGTGTGGTGGTTGCAGCGGCTGGCTTCGCCGCTCAATTTGCTGCAACTGGGCGACGAGGAAGCGCACTACCTTGGGGTGGATGTGCACCGCACCCGGCGTCGGATCGTCATTCTGTGCGCGGTGCTGGTGGCGGCGGCGGTGTCGGTCAGCGGGATCATCGTTTTTGTCGGCCTGATCACGCCGCACCTGATGCGGCTGCTGCTGGGCGCGGATCACCGCTGGTTGTTGCCGGGTACGACGCTGGGCGGGGCGCTGTTGCTGCTGTTGGCGGATACGCTGGCCCGCACGCTGGTGGTGCCGGCGGAGATGCCGGTCGGGTTACTCACCGGCCTGGTGGGTGGCCCGTGGTTTTTGTGGTTGATTCTGAGGCGGCAACATGGCTGA
- a CDS encoding heme ABC transporter ATP-binding protein, translated as MAEPRFAPLEAHQLNYQVAAGRTLIDDVSLTLAQGELVALIGPNGAGKSTLLRLLTGYLTPQRGECRLDGRALTSWSPGALSRLRAVMRQDNTLTASFRVEQVVAMGRTPWCDTPEPELVSAVLALTGCEHLRQRLYPQLSGGEQQRVRLAQALAQLWRDDGPQGWLFLDEPTSALDLFHQQRLLRLLKSLTEAGKLAVCCVLHDLNLASLWADRVVVMQGGRKVAEGVPTQVLTEAAIQHWYQAEVLVSPHGDTGMPQVALRR; from the coding sequence ATGGCTGAACCGCGTTTTGCGCCACTGGAGGCGCACCAGTTGAATTACCAGGTGGCCGCCGGCCGGACCCTGATTGACGATGTGTCGCTGACGCTGGCTCAGGGCGAACTGGTGGCGTTGATCGGGCCTAACGGCGCGGGTAAATCTACCCTGCTGCGGTTGTTGACCGGTTACCTGACCCCACAGCGCGGGGAATGCCGGCTTGATGGCCGGGCGTTGACAAGCTGGTCGCCGGGCGCGCTGTCGCGTCTGCGGGCGGTGATGCGTCAGGATAATACGCTGACCGCGTCGTTCCGCGTAGAACAGGTAGTGGCGATGGGACGAACCCCCTGGTGCGATACGCCGGAGCCGGAACTGGTGTCCGCGGTGCTGGCGTTGACCGGTTGCGAGCACCTGCGCCAGCGGTTGTATCCGCAATTGTCCGGCGGCGAGCAGCAGCGTGTCCGGCTGGCGCAGGCGCTGGCCCAGCTCTGGCGGGACGACGGCCCGCAAGGCTGGCTGTTTCTGGACGAGCCCACTTCGGCGCTGGATTTGTTCCATCAGCAACGGCTGTTGCGATTGCTGAAGTCGCTGACCGAAGCAGGGAAACTGGCGGTGTGCTGCGTATTGCACGATCTCAATCTGGCGTCGTTATGGGCCGACCGGGTGGTGGTGATGCAAGGCGGCCGCAAGGTGGCGGAAGGGGTGCCGACGCAGGTGCTGACCGAAGCGGCGATTCAGCACTGGTATCAGGCGGAGGTGCTGGTCAGCCCGCACGGCGACACCGGTATGCCGCAGGTGGCGTTGCGCCGTTAA
- a CDS encoding TonB-dependent receptor domain-containing protein yields MFLHNKETHRIGLNRIMLTGILTGLACPTLAADANTATSSTTTTLPTTTTLPAATTLPAVTTLLATTDRGTKKAAPADNAAAGSSGDQMTVMSPRVTKPGTTIRMTDSDMQKNGGNDFGSIMRYQPLVSATGVSGGSGAGKSGFDRGGYTGYNIRGLESNRVAIDVDGIPLPNATGRSYAGRPGLNTFGIGRDYIDPYMYGLVSIDAGATPIERANNAIGGAVSFRPKSPDQYLSAQKDHYVGYQSDYDSASRSWHNGVTVAGGDQTLRGIAVVSRRDGQETRTNSDRLSAYPLNWHSTAVMTSAIWQPNDQHRFTGTFDYYNKTSHTHYDGWNNVGSSIVGTSQQDSDSERWSGSLRHSWTSATNTGWVDAVDSRVYAQRSTAKDDTDMPLDDGSMQQVNSDYNVRTYGVETSLLKSVGMHQFTWGFNAQQSDTERPFHQSPAQTGANVVMQPEADSRSYSLGGFVQDKMEVELAGKTLAITPGVRVAHQSTTSRNLSSLSAGSSVITAGDVQSLYGKTTRDTEVLPSLSLQYELTPRLSTYLQYRRGAQFPDASQLYGSWSLGSNYAGRAQYALIGNSNLETETSNNYEWGLKGDVTDGVSFRTAVFYNDYKNFIASTRYTRAANPEKFTNVPSNIYTAYQMENRDKAYIYGAEFSSRVQWGTWFDALGGFSTTLAVGYNEGKSKSRYLGDKYVDLDSVAPVKAVVGLAWDEANNRYGAAITSTFQKGKRATATNRQGYNNTGAALTDSTTEYMRVPGYGLVDLTAYWRVLPNVRLSGGVYNLTDRKYWDYLSSRQLTLSTAQDGYNRELAVMPGRTFQLGVNVDF; encoded by the coding sequence ATGTTCTTGCACAACAAAGAAACGCATCGCATCGGGTTAAACCGGATCATGTTGACCGGCATATTGACCGGTCTTGCCTGCCCGACGCTGGCGGCGGACGCTAACACAGCGACATCATCGACTACGACGACATTACCGACTACGACGACATTACCGGCCGCGACGACATTACCGGCCGTGACGACATTATTGGCCACGACGGATAGAGGGACGAAAAAAGCCGCGCCGGCGGACAACGCCGCCGCCGGTTCATCCGGCGATCAGATGACGGTGATGTCGCCGCGCGTCACCAAACCGGGCACCACCATCAGGATGACCGACAGCGACATGCAAAAGAACGGCGGCAACGACTTCGGTTCTATCATGCGCTATCAGCCGCTGGTGAGCGCCACCGGCGTCAGCGGCGGTTCCGGCGCGGGTAAAAGCGGGTTCGATCGCGGCGGGTATACCGGCTACAACATCCGTGGTCTGGAGAGCAACCGGGTGGCGATCGACGTAGACGGCATCCCGCTGCCCAACGCCACCGGCCGCAGTTACGCCGGGCGTCCGGGGTTGAATACCTTCGGCATCGGCCGTGATTACATTGACCCATACATGTACGGTCTGGTCAGTATCGACGCCGGCGCGACGCCGATCGAGCGCGCCAATAACGCCATCGGCGGCGCGGTGTCGTTCCGTCCTAAATCGCCCGATCAGTATTTATCGGCGCAGAAAGACCACTATGTCGGGTATCAGAGCGACTACGACTCCGCCAGCCGCAGCTGGCATAACGGCGTAACGGTCGCCGGCGGCGATCAGACCCTGCGCGGCATTGCGGTGGTCAGCCGCCGTGATGGACAGGAGACTCGCACCAACAGCGACCGTCTGTCCGCCTATCCGCTCAACTGGCACTCGACGGCGGTGATGACCTCGGCTATCTGGCAGCCTAACGATCAGCACCGTTTCACCGGGACGTTCGACTACTACAACAAGACGTCGCACACCCATTACGATGGCTGGAATAACGTCGGCTCCAGCATCGTCGGCACCTCGCAGCAGGACAGCGACAGCGAACGCTGGAGCGGCAGCCTGCGCCACAGCTGGACCTCCGCCACCAATACCGGCTGGGTGGATGCGGTGGATTCCCGCGTCTACGCCCAGCGTTCCACCGCGAAAGATGACACCGACATGCCGCTGGACGACGGCAGCATGCAGCAGGTCAACTCCGACTACAACGTCAGAACCTACGGCGTCGAAACCAGCCTGTTGAAATCCGTCGGCATGCACCAGTTCACCTGGGGCTTCAACGCCCAACAGTCCGATACCGAGCGTCCGTTCCATCAGTCGCCGGCGCAGACGGGGGCCAACGTCGTCATGCAGCCGGAAGCAGACAGCCGCAGCTACAGTCTGGGCGGCTTTGTGCAGGATAAGATGGAAGTCGAGCTGGCCGGCAAGACGCTGGCGATCACCCCTGGGGTACGGGTAGCGCATCAGAGCACCACGTCGCGCAACCTGTCCAGCCTGAGCGCGGGCAGCAGCGTGATCACCGCAGGCGATGTGCAGTCGCTATACGGCAAGACCACCCGCGACACCGAAGTGCTGCCGTCGCTCAGTTTGCAGTATGAACTGACGCCGCGCCTGAGCACCTACCTGCAGTATCGCCGTGGCGCCCAGTTCCCGGACGCCAGCCAGCTGTACGGCTCCTGGAGTCTGGGTTCCAACTATGCCGGCCGTGCGCAGTACGCGTTGATCGGCAACAGCAATCTGGAAACCGAAACCAGCAACAACTATGAGTGGGGGCTGAAAGGCGACGTGACCGACGGCGTTAGCTTCCGCACCGCGGTGTTCTACAACGACTACAAGAACTTTATCGCCAGCACCCGCTACACCCGGGCGGCCAATCCGGAAAAGTTCACCAACGTACCGTCGAATATCTACACCGCTTATCAGATGGAAAACCGCGACAAGGCGTATATCTACGGCGCGGAATTCAGCAGCCGCGTGCAGTGGGGCACCTGGTTTGACGCGCTCGGCGGGTTCAGCACCACGCTGGCGGTCGGTTATAACGAAGGGAAATCGAAATCCCGCTATCTGGGCGACAAATACGTTGACCTCGACAGCGTAGCGCCGGTGAAAGCGGTGGTCGGCCTGGCCTGGGACGAAGCGAATAACCGCTACGGCGCCGCCATCACGTCTACGTTCCAGAAAGGCAAGCGCGCCACCGCCACCAACCGTCAAGGGTATAACAATACCGGCGCGGCGCTGACCGACTCGACGACCGAGTACATGCGCGTGCCGGGGTACGGGCTGGTGGACTTGACCGCCTACTGGCGAGTGCTGCCGAATGTGCGGCTGAGCGGCGGCGTGTATAACCTGACTGACCGTAAATACTGGGACTACCTGAGCAGCCGCCAGCTGACGCTGAGCACCGCTCAGGATGGCTACAACCGCGAACTGGCGGTGATGCCGGGACGTACCTTCCAACTGGGCGTCAATGTCGATTTCTGA
- a CDS encoding lactonase family protein: MAKHTRLAAWGGVAALLATSLWPLASSAVTAVYVSAAGDGEIRAYTLNTKNGQLTATGSVTAGPQVMPMALSPDKRHLYAAVRGKPYTLAGYAIDRKTGALSPAGTAALPDSMAYISTDRTGRWLLSASYGGNKVAVSPIAADGRVSAEAVQVLPTGKNAHSIIADRQNRFVLVSNLGSDQLQQFRFDAKHGQLIPNSPAELVLPPGNGPRHLVLSPDNRTLYVSNELSGKVARLSLNKTTGRLTLRDYTDALPADAGMQPGTVDPKAPGIDNRPKIWSADLRLTPNGRFLYVSERTSSTLSLLRVTPKSGQLRYVTRYPTETQPRGIQVDPCGRYLIASGEKSDQLSVYRINQTSGELTLTGRFPTGKGANWIEIVTLP, translated from the coding sequence ATGGCAAAACACACAAGACTCGCCGCATGGGGCGGCGTGGCGGCGCTGCTGGCAACCAGCCTGTGGCCGCTGGCGTCATCGGCCGTGACCGCGGTATACGTGTCGGCGGCGGGGGACGGGGAAATTCGCGCCTATACGCTGAATACCAAAAACGGTCAGTTGACCGCTACCGGCTCGGTGACCGCCGGTCCGCAGGTAATGCCGATGGCGCTCAGCCCGGACAAGCGGCATCTGTACGCCGCGGTGCGCGGCAAGCCATACACGCTGGCTGGTTACGCCATCGACCGGAAGACCGGCGCGCTGAGCCCGGCCGGAACGGCGGCGCTGCCGGACAGCATGGCGTATATTTCCACCGATCGTACCGGGCGCTGGCTGCTCAGCGCCTCCTACGGCGGCAACAAGGTGGCGGTCAGCCCGATTGCGGCTGACGGTCGCGTGAGCGCCGAGGCGGTGCAGGTGCTGCCTACCGGGAAGAATGCGCACAGCATTATTGCCGACCGCCAGAACCGGTTTGTGCTGGTCAGCAATCTGGGTAGCGACCAGCTACAGCAGTTCCGTTTTGATGCCAAACACGGCCAACTGATTCCCAACTCTCCGGCCGAACTGGTGCTGCCGCCGGGCAACGGGCCGCGCCATTTGGTGCTGTCGCCGGATAACCGGACGCTGTACGTCAGTAATGAGCTGTCCGGCAAAGTGGCGCGTCTGTCGCTGAACAAGACCACCGGCCGGCTGACGCTGCGGGATTACACCGATGCCCTCCCGGCGGACGCGGGAATGCAACCCGGCACGGTCGACCCTAAAGCGCCGGGCATCGATAATCGCCCCAAAATCTGGAGTGCGGATTTGCGGCTGACGCCGAACGGTCGTTTCCTGTATGTTTCCGAACGCACCAGCAGTACCCTTAGCCTGCTGCGGGTTACGCCCAAGAGCGGCCAACTGCGTTATGTGACGCGCTATCCCACCGAAACCCAGCCGCGCGGTATTCAGGTCGATCCCTGCGGCCGTTACCTGATCGCCAGCGGTGAAAAATCCGATCAGCTGTCGGTGTATCGCATCAATCAAACCAGCGGCGAACTGACGCTGACCGGCCGATTCCCGACGGGTAAAGGCGCCAACTGGATTGAAATCGTCACGCTGCCGTAA